The Archocentrus centrarchus isolate MPI-CPG fArcCen1 chromosome 3, fArcCen1, whole genome shotgun sequence sequence CCCTATGAGAGTACTTTCACTGTTGAGTCGGGATGTGCTAAACCTGATAACTAGTACAGTATGTGTCCAAATATTTTTGGAAGAATAAGCCACTGAATGTGCAATCTTTTACATAGATTTTGATACAGTTTTCATTTTAGAAAGgctgattaaaaataaactttaaaactGATGTTTTATCATGTTCACATGTCGAACACACTCTAGAAAACATATACTGGATATTTGATGAATAATTGAATAATGAATAATTCTAACTTATTTTCACACCCCTTTAAAACTGATAGAGATGAGTTATCCTTAAAATAATCATTCTCAGATAACTGTACTGTTtcaaaagaaacacaaggaTTATGTTAACAGATGTGTATTTTTGAGGGTTCAAACTCTTCAGAAAACCCACAGAAGGCACGAAGGGAACATAATATTCTCCATTTAGTTTCTTGCAGGAATTTTTCACGCAGACTTTTTACTGACTCTGAGTATAAAGTAGCTCAAAAAAGAATAGCCAGTAACCTTGAAGCAAACGTGAAAGTAGGTCATTAAAGTGCTATGATCACAGAAAGTATATGGGATTTGATGTTTCTTGGAGTAACAGAACAATTTTCAAGTCAACCTTCACTTTATTGAACTTGTTTGCTCACATTAAATGAACTCTGTGACTCATAGAGTGATCTGGAATGAGTCAGTGAATCCACATCGCCTAAACAGCCTTAAATGATCTACTGTGCAGCAGTCTAAATTAACTACCGCATATAGCATAACAGCATGAGTCCCATCCTATCATCAGCTCCTTTTGCTAATGGCTCTAAATTTACTCCAGTGTAAGGCAACTGTTGAGCCCTCAGCACAGCTATCTTAATAATTAACACTCAAACAGCTGTTGCTTCAACCAagtctgtcttttatttttcctgtgaagcctttttttctctctccatccatccatccattttcttttgctggGGCCAGTTCGTGGGACcgcagcctaagcagaaaagcccagacctccttctccccagccacctccaccaatTAAttcggggggaccccaaggtgttcccaggccagctgagagatataatctccccagcgtgtcctgggtctgccccggggcctcctccccaTAGGACATGccaggaacacctcacccaagaggcacccaggaagcatcctagtcagatgcccgaaccacctcaactggctcctttccatgtggaggagcagtggttCTACTTTGAGCCCTtacccaaatggctgcactcctcaccctatctctaatgGAGAGTCCAGCCGCCcatcggaggaagctcatttctgctcatttcattctttcggtcactacccaaagctcatgaccataggtgagggtagagaTGTAGCTCaaccggtaaattgacagctttgcttttacgctcagctctcccatcaccatgacagaccagtgtagcgtccgcatcactgcagacgcagccctgaTCTGTTTGTTGATCTCCTGCTCCTTTCTCCCATGaataagaccccgagatacttgaactcctccacctggggcagcaacttgttcctgagccggattggaaacttttttccagacgaggaccatggcctcagccttagaggtgctgattctcatgccagccacttcacactcagctgcgaaccgttccactgtgagctggaggccaccacctgataaagccaacaggaccgcatcatcgaGCAAagacgagattctgaggccaccaaggtggaagccttccaccgaggctatgcctagaaattctgtccataaaaattatggaaTGAGAATGAGAATGAGAATTTCCATAGAATGAGATAATTTGACCCTTATGACatggcatgttatcctgctggaagcagccatcagcagATGTGTTTgcaaagggatggacatgatcagcaacaatactcagctaggctgtggtgtttaaacaatgctcagttggtactgaggggcccaaagtgtgccaacaaAATATCCCCCGCACCATCACGCCACCAACATGAATCACTGATACTAGGCAGTGATTCATGttggcaggatggatccatgctttcgtGTTTACGCCAAATTCTAGCCCTAGCATCTGAAGGgttcagcagaaatcaagactcatcagaccaggcaatatcATACTATAATGGTCACAGCGTATGCATGTTTGTTTCTATGTCTATCTCATCTGACGAGTGGACCAATCTTGATTAAACTTTGCATAAAGATTGTCTGTGGCATTGTGAGTGTCAatatcaaacaatgtggcatatACAAATattgttcagagatgctcttctgcatacacTAGTTGTAGTTTGttattatttgagttactattTCCTTTggatcagctcaaagcagcctggccattctcctatgacctctgacatcaatgaGACATTTTCagccagagaactgctgctcactggatattatCTCTTTTCAGACTACactgaaaaaatgggaaaaggggggttgttcattttgtaaaacaaatttatgttaaagtattatgtttttattgtgctGTTTCCCTAAACATGATTCAATCATGAAACATCCTTGTAAATAGTCTTGTTGTTAGATGGACATGTTTCAATCATGACCACATTACATGAAATAGTTGCAATGTATGGAAAAGCTCCTCCTACTTTTTTGATACTAAATTACCCCTCCCAATCCTTTGCCCGGGAAAAGCAATTAtactgcagaagaagaaggcccGATTTTATCAGTGCTGCCTGGAACTTTAAGGAGGCAAGGTGagtcttgtttttttcattgttttaattttatagtTTATAGTATGTAGACTATTAAAGTCGATGCTGTGTTTACAGCGAAAGGTGCACCCCACCACACCACACGCTAACGAATAAACGTGTGGTGTGGTGCACCCCACCACACGTTTATTCGTTAGCGTTAGCATGTAAGCTAGGCTATGGCTAGACTCTATATTAGCGTTACATGGCGCCTCACAATTAATTTCAAGAATGCCTAATTCACTTTTATCATTCCGCCCTGCTTTGAcccaccttgtgtgtgtgtaaatcagTTGTATCTGAATTTAAGCAGTGCTTTAAGTTGGTTGGTAATCACCATTACTATACCAGCACTTTAAATATGCCAtactgggacttttttcccaCCGTGGAGGTTGCACCCACACGTGCTCGCTCTGGCCCATCACGGTGTGCTCTTGTCGCATGAAGATGAACGATTAACACATGGTAGATTGCGCCCTCTTTTAATTTCCTATAGAATAAATaagtgcaaatatttttttcttccaggtgCTCTGCTAGAATAATGCAATGAATGGCAAGCTTGCCTGTTTCAAAGGCTCTGTAGTGTATGGTACGTATGAGTAGctggttttaaaaaagtcaaacacaatAATTTTCTTTAATGAATAGGAAAACAAATGGATTTATACTGGTTTGTGACTCAATTAGCTATCATTAACGCACATTTTAActagttttgttctgtttattaaaGAAGAAAGGTAAACACCACcttagattaaactttagttTAGCCTCTTTTTGAGAACAATGTTAATTTGTAACAACAACAAGCCTTTAATGATTCttcattgtttttctctctctccacagtGGCAGTGTAAGGGGTGCCGGGTAGAAGTATCAAGTAGGTCTGAACTTCTAAGACACTACAAAGTTAAACATCCTCACTTTGGGCGCACTGCTAGATTTCCATGTACATACTTTTCTTGTccatgcacatttaaaacatggaaTGCATTAATTTGCCACCAAAGTAGACTACACAGAAATGTAACACAAAAAATTCACTCAACTTTTACCTGTCAACTTTGTGATTGTAAGAATTTGGCAAAGGAAATAGAATATTTTAGTCACAtcaacacatatttaaaaaaacacgaaaatgtaaaatgtatgttTAATGGTTGTAGTTTCCAAACATGCATTTATGGTACTTTTAAGTCTCACAAAAGTCGCCATcacaccccacacacacttgaGGATTTTATTCCAGGTGTTGTAAAAAGCACTCGTTTAGCTACACCTTCATTTCCAGAAATATCTGATTTCCAGGAGGAGGATCAATGTGTAGAAGGTGCTCAGTGTGTGGAAGTGGACACGTTTGACACACAAGAGGGAAAAAGGCTACCTAAAGACCACACTGAGCAGCAACTAGCCACAGCTTTATTACAGCTGGAGTTTTTGGTACAAGTGCCAGGTATTGCAGTTGATGAGTTTTTACAGGAACTTAATTATTTACTCAACTCTGCCTCAGTTCCCACTGGTGTTGTAAGAGATATACTTGAGCGTCATAAGGTCCAATTTACAGATGATTTAGTTAAGGATATTATATCAGCTCTTTGTGCATCCAATCCAGTTTGCAGAGCCATTGAAAAAGGGGGATCTCTTAGCACTGTGCATAGAAGGTTAAAATACTACAGAGAAAAATTTTGTGTTGTTGAACCAGTCACTTACCTTCTTGATAATAAAAAAGCAACCTTTCAGTATGTtccaatattaaaattattacaacaaattttaaattgcCAAGCTATTCTAGATAAGGTTATTTCAAATCATAGAGGGAAGCGTGAGTTTATTGTTGACTCCTCCTATGAATTTAAATCTCCAGAGGATGGcaaatatttaattgaaaacGGGTTATTGAATGCAGATGAAATCAGGATTTCTATTCGCCTGTATGTGGATGAATTTGAGATTTGCAACCCTTTAGGCACTtctagaaaaaagcaaaaactctgTGGTGTTTATTGGGTTTTGGGTAACCTGCCACCAGGATCTCATTCAGCTTTGTCCTCCATTTATCTTGCTGTCCTTTTCAAAAGTGTTGACGCAAAAGTCTATGGTTTGAGCAAGTGTTACAGCCGCTCCTGCAAGATCTTAAAACCTTGGAGACTTATGGTGTGTTTGTCCCTTTGTTGGGCACAtcttttaaaggtacagttCAGTGTATTGTTTCTGATAACTTAGGTGCGCACACTATCGCAGGGTTTGTTGAAAGTTTTTCAGGTGAGTTCTTTTGTCGATTTTGTACAGCTAAGAGATGTGATGTTGAATCTGACACAGTTGCTTGTGGTGCTTTTAATCTGCGGACTAAAGAACTGCACAATGAACATATAAAAATAGCTCTGGAAACAAATAATCATTGTTTCGGAGTTAAAAGAGAGTGCATTTTTACCAAACACCTCACACATTTCCACGTTCTGACCGGTTTTCCTCCTGATGTAGCTCATGATGCATTAGAGGGTGTTGTGCCAGTGGAGTTGGCTTACTGCTTGTCAGCATTaatttcaaaaaagttttttacTATTGATAATCTAAATAAAGCAATATTGGCCTTTCCATACAAGTGGTCAGATAAGACAAATAAACCTCATATTGTGCCACAAAATTTGTCTGCTCGCAAAACTGTGGGGGGAAACGCCCACGAAAATTGGAGTTTGTTGAGGTTTCTCCCTTTTTTGATTGGACATTTAGTACCTGAAAATGAACCTTCATGGTTGGTGTTACTGGATTTAAAAGAGATTATTGAACTTCTTGTTGCCCCAACACATACTGATGAATCCATTTCATATCTTGAAAGCAAGATAACTGAACACAGGCAAAGATACAAAGACTTGTTTCCAGCTGCCAGACTTTTACCAAAGCACCACTTTCTTAAACACTACCCTTATTTAATAAAGTGTTTTGGTCCTTTGGTTACACTCTGGACACTTAGGTTTGAAGCTAAACATagttactttaaaaaagttGTGAAACATACtagttgttttaaaaacattccGCTGACTCTAGGCACCAATTCATGATAGCATTTCACCTTAACTCGCCCTCCTATGGTAAAACCTCTCTTGATGTACCTAGTGTGTCCTCATTTCCAGTGGATCTTTTGAATCCAAATATTGCTTTGGCTTTAACATCAAAATATCCCGATATAACTGAAGTCAATCTGACTAAGAATGCATCTGTGAATGGCATACAGTACAGCACAGGCATGATAGTTGTTCAGGGGTCAACTAGCGGCATGCCAGACTTTGCTGGgattgtgcacatgtgtgtcattaaaaatgaattgctCCTTATTGTGAGAATGCTATGCGGATGGTACACTGACCATTACAGAGCCTTTGAAATAACCCCATCACCAACCAGAGAGACAAAGCTTGTGCATTTAACTGATCTGGGAGACATCTATCCACTGGCAGATTATATTGTTGGAGCAAGCCGAATGGTGACCTTGAAAAGGCATATTATTGTTAAAGGTTTGTTACATTGTATTTAACATGTAGGTATGTTATGATAATTACTACATCAAGGCTTAAGTCAAGGCATTGTTAACTCCTTGCACTTAGCACCATTGAAAACTTTAATCAAATACTATAAAATCTGCACAACTCTGTTCACTGCAGGCACACAGCAGTGACATGAATTGGATTGGTTCTTGGCATATTTTTCTCTCCAGATATGTTTTTGAGAATAATGTGAATTTATCAGCAGATCAGATCTTTTGAAAAtctctaaacacaaaaaaaaaatttatataaaaatcctgatatatatatatatattttttttttttctcccctccctttttttaagATTGTATTTAACACTTTGTTTTATGGTTTGTGCTTTTTCAGACTGAGAATAATGGCTTCACCCTGCATACTCAAAGTCATATTGGTGGACAACACCTGCCAGAGGCTAACACTACCATGTGGACTTCCTCAATCTGTGAGTGAGCTTATGGAAGAAGTACAGCGCCAGTGTGGACTGACCTACACCTTCAACCTACAGTTTATGGATCCACTCTTTAATGATGACTTCATGAATCTGACCTCAGTATCTGAAATACAAAACAGAGGCACTATTAAGGTGGTAAATCTGTCAGATCcaaccattttacagtcaccTGTTTCATCTGCTGGTTGTCGTTCACCGTCAACTTCAAGTTTTTCTGGTGTGAGCTGTCCTGATACAGACATTCTTTCTTCAACTGAGTCTCAGTCTGAGCCATCCACTTCAAGGTCATTGTGGCCAGACAAGTTTTGTGTTCCTCAGTTTTCCTTTGACTCTGAATTAAAACTTGACCGAGCCAAtgcagaatataaagaaaatgggACACTTCTGACTCCAGATAACAAACTTTTGTCAAACATTCTCGATGGACTTGTGCAAGAAATTGTTCATTATGGACTTTATATAACCGACAACCAGTTCAACAGTGTGGGTGAGGCGCTCATACTAAAGCATCCCTGTCTGTCAGAGCGAGGCTCAGTAAGTGGGTATGCTGGTTGGAAACATCGCTTAAAAAACAAGCTTTCAATTTACCGAACTCAGTTACGAAAACTTGGTTGTCACGAAGTAACTGTCAATGCTTTGAGCCACAAGCCACAAGGCAAAGGCCCTGCTTTTGCCATTAAAAAGCCAAGGCGCTCTGAAGTGAACTATTGCCCCCCCCTGTCCCACAGGAGAGACTGAGGAAACTTTAGAAACACTTCGAGTGGAACTTATAATGGATGTAAAAAAGAGGAACggcaaagaaacagtgcatcgaAAAATGGACAAGACGTTCTCATACAGAAGATTAGAGGTAGTTCGGTAAACACCCATGGTACAAGATTTCCAGGAACGGTGGCATGCGCTCTTTAAAGTGTGTGAGGTTTGTAAAATGGTGATGAAATGTACTGAATTGAAGTTGgttcagccaaaaaaaatatttgttgtcTATTTTTTCAGATAAACGCTGAATTCAAGAGAATCACCACTCTGCCACTGCAGTCCCGGTTCCTCTCGCAGCTAGACATTCTGTCTTCCAAACTTATTGCTCTCTATAAAAAAAGAGGTGGACTAATAGGCAAACACCTAAAAAGTATAATGGACCAAATGACTGAagtaagatgaaaaaaaaaaaaaagattcattcattttttgatTAGGAAATGTAGTAATTTCAAATCTGTCCACACATCCTCTAGGAAGATGTCGACCATGGGCGTGAAAGTGTTCTGAAGGGCCTTTGTGTGTACCTCAATGAAGACCCCGAACATCTGATACGACAGCATGTAGTGAGTATTATGAAACTGCTagaattttttacatttctaatagttgcatgacatttttaattatttattatacatATGATAATTATCATATCTGGCAACACTGATTACTGCTTCCTATAGACTGCATATATTGCCGAAAGGAAGTTTATCTAATGTGAAAACGTAAATCTGTCAATATGTGTTTGATAACTCTGGCTTTCTCAAGAACCCGGATGTGTGGcacaaaaatctgaattttgtaACTGAAGTTGAATTATtgaactgaaagtgaaagtagTCCATTAAATCGTTAAATTCAGTTTCAAACCAGTGCATTCAATTTCAAATTATGCACATGCAGATTTAATCTGAGCAATTCAAATTCAGTTTCTGCTGGCACAAGTTTTTGTGATTTATCATCTAGATCAATTTTAAGTAGTTTACATACTTTTAGCTTTTCTTAAAATTTGACTAATTATTGGATAAAGTAATTTTTATCAATGCCAACTAAATctgaaaaagttaaatattgcCTTTAAGCTAGTAATGtttatgtgaatgagtgaatttTGCATTTAGCTCATGGTCTGGAAgctttgaatttatttaaatcttttttttttttgtcagggagTAAGTGATACAGCCTTTGAAGAATCAGTTGAGGAAACTACTGTGGGGATCTTCACGGTGAAACAACAGGAGGCGCAGCCTACTCCAGACGATGTAGGAATTATCCTGGAAGGCCAAATTGTTATCCAGGATTTAGACAATGTTCCTCTGGCTGTTGCACTACTGTTTGGCCTCCTGTATGCTCTACATATGGATTATCCTCATCAACTCAGGTATACCTTTGAAGTGATCCAGAAACTGATCATGGAGCTAGATGGTGGCACACTTTCAAAGAAagtccaggtcctgaagaaTAGACTCAATGAGTAATGCTGGCCAGTGAGCATGACCAGCTTATTTGAGGACTTGTCCATTTAAGTTGCTTTTCATTGTTCTCATGTTGTTGTaaacaaacttttaaatatgcttagttacttaaaaaaaaaaaggcgttcTGTAGAAAGAAGGATTTTCATTGTTTAAGATGTGTTTAGCTGCACTCGatataattttcacattttaccaACTGAAAACGTTTGTAAGAAATTGTGCAGTAAGGGGTATGGTGTTCCATATAACACCCCAGAAAGTTGGCCCTTTATAAAAGATAGACATAACTTTGATTTGCGGGTCAATCGTTTGTGGAAGTccatttgaaatttttatttaccgtattttccggagtataagtcgcactttttttcatagtttggctgggggtgcgacctatactccggagcgacgtatatgtgacatttataacacatgaaccaaaatactccagccacttgacatctccgtgaactgcagctttaaggcagtcttgcgtaacctgtgggcgcagtggatgatggatggagagcacagcttaacggcaactgggagaatgcgccacccaactttcctggaagtcattggatggatcaagaaaacatgggcttcagtgacaaccaaaccatcctgttgggattcagaaaggctggaataattggaactgcagctgacgacgagtctgactaacgcgacacagaagaggaagcggcgcttcgtctacggagtgtacggaattgtttagaagtgacaccgaggatgaagaattcaatggattgatggtttggttaacttgttagtatgttctttatgctatggttatctgaataacttaatgttacgttaacatactgtagcgattctcctagttagagagcgtgttgatgttgtgggatttcggactgttcgggaggttagtgaaggcagcatggagagagagaaaaagaccgagagcttgcctgtgtgtgtgttgctgttccgctgttgtagttgtggttggcgtggctgtggcctacagcagccgtttttctgttaataaagacgacctttgttgtgaatatcgccgactttggaagtgtgtttacaacgttacaataccgaacacgtgttcgttgtgcgtcatgtagctgaatgtgctacgttagcataacgtaggtgtaaccgtgttcgtcctgttctttaatccattattattttaaattgccgttcaagatggaatttgtgctctgagtctcggattctatcaaccccccccccccccaaaaaaagtgcgacttatagtccagtgcgacctatatatgtttttttcttctttattatgcattttttggctggtgcgacctatactccggagcgacgtatagtccgaaaaatacggtatttaTTTTGTCAGACTCACTTTTGTATCGGTATCTGAACAGAGAGGTTATGTGGcatgcactttgtttttctactttatgtCAGTGATCCTTGGTTTGTCTGAAAACCCTGCTGTAAACTGTTAGGATGTAGACTCATCTGAATGTTGActattttgtattaaaatgtttggcTTATTGGAAAATGTTATcagctgtatttgttttattcttgctACAGTGTACTACTTTCAAAAGGTTTAGGCTATGTAAGATGGATTTGATAGATTAACACCAAATCTATATTGTGATACATTTTAGGTTGTTACCACATAACTACTTTGtaagtgaaacatttaaattaattgtAATGTCTAGATGAAAAACTACATAATATATTCAACATGAAGTAAATTTATGTTACAAGTATAAAAGATTCATATAcataaaatgtgacagaaatgcatGATATAAACACACTTGGATTAGGATATTTCaacatgaaatgattaaaagtttACAACATGAAATGATTAGAAGTTTTCAACATGAAATATTCACAGTCATTTAACATGTATATATTATGCTGGGATTATATAATGAagttataaaatgaaaacataatctAATTGCGTGCAACCGATGTACATGTTTCAATTATATAAAtccaacagactttttttttcagtgtatccTCTGTAAACCCCTGAGATGGTTGTTGGGCATCGTGATTGTCAAACACTGACAAACACTGCAAATTTCTAACTGTCAAAATGCCCATCATTAGACAGTAttcggatttttttttatagctaggatgaatgagagaaagagagagagaaaaccatAGTGTATATCAAGTAGAAAACACCAAATCTGACTAAAGTATGACAATCTAATCTTAATtcattaaatacataaaataagcCTACTGCTGAATAcgttttaattaaaatcatcacAGCATTTCTCATGGCTGTTAATAAAGAAGTGCAATATTTGTAAGTATTATTAGTAATTTGGAGTATTTAATACCAGCTGAAATACCACTAAAGTCATGTTGGTCTTTAGCAGTGGTGTCAATGCTGTTTCAATATTAAGTGAGGGTGCATAAAGTGACTAAAACTCAATTCAACATTAATTCA is a genomic window containing:
- the LOC115801305 gene encoding uncharacterized protein LOC115801305 isoform X1, which encodes MVQDFQERWHALFKVCEINAEFKRITTLPLQSRFLSQLDILSSKLIALYKKRGGLIGKHLKSIMDQMTEEDVDHGRESVLKGLCVYLNEDPEHLIRQHVGVSDTAFEESVEETTVGIFTVKQQEAQPTPDDVGIILEGQIVIQDLDNVPLAVALLFGLLYALHMDYPHQLRYTFEVIQKLIMELDGGTLSKKVQVLKNRLNE
- the LOC115801305 gene encoding uncharacterized protein LOC115801305 isoform X2, with protein sequence MVQDFQERWHALFKINAEFKRITTLPLQSRFLSQLDILSSKLIALYKKRGGLIGKHLKSIMDQMTEEDVDHGRESVLKGLCVYLNEDPEHLIRQHVGVSDTAFEESVEETTVGIFTVKQQEAQPTPDDVGIILEGQIVIQDLDNVPLAVALLFGLLYALHMDYPHQLRYTFEVIQKLIMELDGGTLSKKVQVLKNRLNE